From Lolium perenne isolate Kyuss_39 chromosome 5, Kyuss_2.0, whole genome shotgun sequence, a single genomic window includes:
- the LOC127299879 gene encoding cation/calcium exchanger 5: MAALPSTAACASAPAAGILNYAAIHACLLRGDRRLSLPILTLLLLAHFRFLAAAAGAHFSPAVSRLAARLRLSPSMAAVTLLALGNGAPDAFASAAALRGAGGLPRAGLAAILSAGAFVSAFVVGAVALIAAPFAVPPASFARDVFFYLVAASALFCVYLSAEIFLWQAVGLVLFYVFFVGLVFYMDLGAAGKLVSSAELEMGRAAMDLPVSVEHGKQRAATIWTVLTKVTRVWDWPVTFLLKLTIPSTLPSEWNRFYVCANICLCPLILLYSFSSFIPLDSRIVFLFPQIRFPLWSVVLLVSFCLALSHFRLEKETPERENIASTLISFVMSVFWISTMAGELLNCLAAIGVIMDLPPAILGMTVLAWGNSIGDLVADVALAKNGQPTFAIAGCFAGPMFNMLVGLGTALVMQTARVYPKAFVLEFHVGIVVAFVFLLLSLMGTLFVVTWARFRVPRFWGYCLMGLYVLFTIVSIAIASSSG, from the exons ATGGCCGCCCTCCCGAGCACCGCCGCCTGCGCCTCCGCCCCGGCCGCGGGGATCCTCAACTACGCCGCCATCCACGCCTGCCTGCTCCGCGGGGACCGCCGCCTCTCCCTCCCCATcctcaccctcctcctcctcgcccacttccgcttcctcgccgccgccgcgggcgccCACTTCTCCCCCGCCGTATCCCGCCTCGCGGCCCGCCTCCGCCTCTCCCCGTCCATGGCCGCCGTCACGCTCCTCGCGCTCGGCAACGGCGCCCCGGACGCCTTCGCGTCGGCCGCCGCGCTCCGCGGCGCGGGCGGGCTGCCCCGCGCCGGGCTCGCCGCCATCCTCTCCGCGGGCGCCTTCGTGTCCGCCTTCGTCGTCGGCGCCGTCGCCCTCATCGCCGCGCCCTTCGCCGTCCCGCCCGCCTCCTTCGCGCGCGACGTCTTCTTCTACCTCGTCGCCGCCTCCGCGCTCTTCTGCGTCTACCTCAGCGCCGAGATTTTCCTCTGGCAGGCCGTCGGGCTCGTCCTCTTCTACGTATTCTTCGTCGGCCTCGTCTTCTACATGGACTTGGGCGCCGCCGGGAAGCTCGTCAGCTCCGCCGAGCTCgagatgggccgcgccgccatggatTTGCCTGTCTCCGTGGAGCATGGGAAGCAACGCGCTGCCACTATTTGGACGGTGCTAACCAAG GTAACAAGAGTTTGGGATTGGCCTGTGACATTTCTTCTGAAGCTCACGATACCATCAACACTTCCTTCTGAGTGGAACAGATTTTATGTCTGTGCAAACATCTGTTTGTGTCCTCTCATACTGTTATATTCCTTCAGTTCATTCATTCCATTGGATAGCCGAATAGTGTTTCTTTTCCCTCAAATCCGCTTTCCCCTCTGGTCTGTTGTGCTTCTGGTTAGCTTTTGTTTGGCTCTATCCCACTTCCGTCTTGAGAAAGAAACACCAGAAAGAGAAAACATTGCGAGTACCCTCATATCGTTTGTAATGAGTGTCTTCTGGATCTCAACCATGGCTGGAGAGCTCCTGAACTGCCTGGCAGCAATTggagtcattatggatctccCTCCGGCTATTCTTGGCATGACAGTTTTGGCATGGGGCAATTCTATCGGTGATCTTGTTGCTGACGTGGCATTGGCCAAGAATGGCCAACCTACGTTCGCCATCGCTGGCTGCTTTGCTGGCCCAATGTTCAACATGCTTGTTGGATTAGGAACGGCCCTAGTGATGCAAACAGCAAGAGTGTATCCAAAAGCCTTTGTACTTGAGTTCCATGTTGGAATTGTTGTTGCATTTGTATTTCTTCTTCTGAGCTTGATGGGAACCCTTTTTGTGGTCACCTGGGCCAGATTTAGGGTACCAAGATTCTGGGGCTACTGCCTTATGGGGCTGTATGTATTGTTTACCATAGTGAGTATCGCAATTGCGAGCTCCTCCGGATGA